The DNA segment CTTCATAGGGCATCGTTGATAATCTGGGATGAAGTTGCCATGACAAAACGTCAAACTGTTGAGGCACTTGATAGGTCACTACAAGATATAATGGGATGTTCTTTGCTGTTCGGGGGAAAGGTTATGGTCTTTGGTGGATATTTTAGGCAGGTCCTTCCTGTGGTGCCACGTGGTACGAGAGCACAAATCACTGATGCTACACTGCAAAGATCATATCTATGGGAGAAGATAATTAAGATACACATCACCCGCAACATGAGGGCACAAACTGACCCCTAGTACTCTGAATACCTACTTAGAATTGGCAACGGCACCGAAGAGTCCATTGGTGACGACTATGTGCGCCTCCTTAATGACATTGTGATAAGTTACAACACCACCAAGCCAGATGAATCAGTTGATGAGCTCATTCAGAATGTGTTCCCATATCTTCATAACAATGCTACCTTAGCGACTTACATGAGCTCGCGTGCTATGCTGGTGACAAAGAATGAGCACGTGGATGAGCTGAATGCAAGGATGGTTGACAGGTTTCTAGGCAAAGAGAAGGTATACTACAGCTTTGACTCTGTCGATGATGATTCACACAACAACTACCCGCCCGACTTCCTAAACTCAATCAAACCAAATggcttgccccccccccccatgtgCTCAAGGTCAAAATCAACTGCCCAGTGATCCTACTCTGGAATCTCGATCCTCACAATGGCCTATGAATGGGACAAGGCTAATAGTCAGAGCTTTCCAACATAACGTGATTGATGCTGAGATTGTTGGTGGCCAACATCCTGGAAATAGGGTGTTTATACATAGGATCCCTTTGTCCCCCTCGGAAGACCTTTCGCTTCCTTTCAAGTTCAGGAGGAAATAGTTTCCAGTTCGGCTCAGCTTTGCAGTGACCATAAACAAAGCGCAGGGACAAACCATCTCTAATGTTGGTATTTATCTTCGTGAGCCTATGTTCTCACATGGCTAGCTTTACGTTGCATTGTCAAGGGGTGCGTCAAGGAAGACGACTTGGATTCTGACGAAGCCTAATGAAGAAATAGATCATTCTGGGAGAAGCACCAAAAACATTGTGTATAGAGATGTATTGGAGCGGTGATGCAACTTCCCCATTTGCAGTAAGTTTTGAGCGCTTCTAACGGTTTTTGCTCTTATTTCAGATATGTCGTTCAGTTATGATAATGTGGCATTGCAATTGGTGTTAAATGCCACTGTTCATTCCTATCATTAATCCATTTTCTCCTGCTTCGCGTGCAGCTATTTAATTTAACAGTTTGTTGGGCACTTACTGAACTTTGAGCCACATCCTTATGTATTATTCTGTTGAAAGTATAGTAACTTTCGAAATTAGGCTGGCACTTAGATGGTATATTTGTTTGGTGGAACAGTGAACTGTGCAGTTTTCATGTGGTACTATTCCTTATTTGAAAACAGGTGGTACTATTCCTTATTTGATATGTAATTATATTCTATAGTTTGCATGTctattttaatttaatccaCGCACCAATTAAGTCATTATATCtaataatatataatatatagatTTATTAAACTATGAAGGTATGAGTTAAATCATGTCAATTTCCATCAACCAAAGATGTACCCATCGTACCTAAGACCCTCGGATCTTATAAACAACCAACACATCCAACAGTCTATATTCGTTTCACGCCGTATCATCGGATCTAATGGTGAGATTGGCCGGTAACGTCCTATGCATATTGATTTGCTTTGATTTTATCACACTAAAATTTTTACCCACACGCGTCCCCTCCCTACTGGCTCCCCTGatttgtttccttttcttcccctgatttatttccttttcttcccACGTCGAATCCCCTAATCACACTTTCCTTTTCTTCCCTCGGCGTTGCATCTCGACGCCACCCTCCCTCCCCCGGAACTCCTCCTCCGAGAAGATCGGTTGCAAATTAGGATAGAAAGAACAAGGATCCAGTTTTATTTTGCTTACAGGTGCTTACGGATCAATCTTAATTTGATCGCAAATTTCCCTTTTTATTTGCACACACAGAAAGCAACAGTTCGGGTAAAGATTTGTGCACATTGCAcgcaaaatattttgaaaaagtcAGCGTCCAGGACATGCAATGAATGAAAATCAGTTATTTGCTTGTACACGAGTCTATCGTGCAGGTAAATTACTTATATAGAATACTCTATGAACATGAAGATAATGGTGCAAAATTGCTACGATCAAGGTCTCACGTGACGCAAGATCAATTTGTTGATTTATTTAGCCGGGGATGTAATCATAGGCTCCATTAAAATCGCTTTTTGCTTAGTTGACTTTGTTTCCTTTGCTTAAGCTATGGAGAGTATTTGGTAACATATTATTATTTCCTTGATCTATTTTCGTTCCCAATGATCACTCCAATGTATACCTTTGCAATGACACACAACATTTGGTAACAAAACATGATtgattgattttctttttttccttgagCACCCGATAATAGTTGTAACAAACGTAATTgcttgatttctttttttttttccttttttccttgtTGCACGCAGGCTTGTTTCCAAATTGATGACAAGGCTATATCTTGGACTTGTGATCTAGAGGAACATCCTCTTCGTGTTTGCTGGGGGGCGATCTGAAGGAAGCTCCACGAGGTCAAGAGCCAAGGACGAGGCTATCTGAACCAAGCTCCGCGAGACCGATTTGGACGAGTGTGCAGCTGGACAAGGCGGCTTACCTCCAAAGAAACATGGCGGCTCAGCAGCCTCCTCCGAGAAGATCTAGGCCGGATTGGAGCTCCGGCCTCCCATCAGAGCTCCTCGAGTCCATCGGGAAGTGTCTTACCTCTAGCCACGATGCGGTCTCCTTCAGATTTGTCTGCGCCTCTTGGCGCGACGCCGTGCCGTTCGCGATCTTTGTGCCGCTCCTGCTACTCTCATTCAGCCCTGAATCAGACAACGTCACCTTCTACAATGTCTTGGAGAAGAAGGTGTTCTCCTTGCCCCAACTGGACGTGCGCGGGAAGGTGTTGTGCGGCTCGTCGTGTGGTTAGCTGGCCCTGATGGACGAGTCCGCGTCCATGACGCTACTGAAACCCTTCACCGGCGTGCGCATTCCCGCCGGCTGACGAGCATGTCGCGACGGCGTCCTCCTTGACACACGTGTCTAGAGTGGACAGCCGGTGGGTGCTCCATTCCGATAGCCATGGTATAGCGAACGCAACCAGTGCCATCACTCTAGACTTGATGAGGCACGTGTTCTTCGATAAGATCGTGCTCTTCGCGCCGCTTGACGCCGACTGCTGCGAGTGCGTGGCCATGGCCTTAGCATTCTTGATTATCCTTGTTGCCTTGGTTTAGGGTATGGACGGGTAGATCATgtttagccttgctttgggatagTAGTAATCATAATTGTTCAACTATACCTGCTAATGAtcttatgcaactatgataaaatTTGGTGGAATAATGTTTTTGTTAGCAACATGTAAttaggatttgagcaagtggttggAGAAGACCGGTGCATGTTGCACGGATGGGGTGGTGGTAGTATTGCTCAAAtcataaggaccggttcgtggagcgaccattCCGAGTTTATAGGACAACCACAAGCCAAGTATGAGAttggcctggccaattaattaacTGCTTTCccaacatagtgtagaccatcCGGTAGTGTAGAGATGGAAGGGGATACATCTCAGAACTATCTAGCGTAAGAGGGGGCTTTTGGCGTGAAGGGTGTACTCCCACATGGGTGAAATCTTAGCAGGCATGCATATATTGATAAatgctttgtaaaggccttgtagtggtGCCTAAccgcacacctcagaagtgtgtaagtgtttgatcgatACGGGTAAAACAGGAAATTATAACTTGTGGATAAAATGTACAACCTAAGTATACAATAtttacagagtgtaaaactaattaatcagtCGTACTCACGGTCAAGAACGGCGAGGAACTCTCACATGATTAaaacttgatggtttggtcgTTCTTggtcaaccttggtggtggaaaCCATGGTTGAGCTGTACGTTTTGGTCAACCTTAGTGGTGGGAACCATGGTTTATGTGATTGGTTctttggttaagtcaagatgtgGGAAATCTTGAGGTTGttgttatttattgttgttcacttaattaattactcgctttttaattgttttaaaaTAAATTCCGCTTCTATGCAAATGAGCTCCATTACCTTAATCCTTGTTTTATgccttcatatgcatttttCTCACAACTTCTAGAGTATGAGATGTACTCACACTTATTATACCTAAACCATACTCAGTTGAAAAATATATTGGACGACTTCACGGAAGAAGGTTGTAGGGTATGTTCTCCGTCAATTTCCTGTGAAGCTGCCTAGTGAAGATGAAGACCTTGCGTAGTTTCCGTTGCTGTTTTATTTGCTTCTTGACCCTCTAAGGCTCTTTTTTAAACACGCTTTTATTCGAATAagttatagatattattttttatcatcaataaagttACTGTATGTTAATATTAATTTCTAGTTCAATGCATAATTAAGATTTGACTGTTTCTTGAACTGGTCTCGACATTTATTCACTTCATGTTTGATACATTACATTCTATGTTATTTGTTGGCACTTTTCATTTGAGCCAAAGGCTAAAAGGCTATAATAATAAATGGTTTGGTACATAAGAGTCTTATGTACAGGTTGGAATAAAGATATTTCTTCATTATAAAAATAGTTAGGCATGCAAGTGGGTAACCTAACAGGTAGTTTTAGTCACTAATTTAATTTAGTTCAGGTCTCTTCCCTACAATTAGATGGGAGGTACATATTTAGTTCAATTGACTAAGTTGTGGGTGgatccaataaaaaaaaaacagtcccTGGTTGTTGTGTTCGGCTAAAACTTCACGCTAGGAAGGAACAACGCCTATAAATGAGAGGCACATGCAGCAGCGCCGATGCACTATAAGCTTCCTGCCATTTCAACCATGTCTCCACAGGCTATATGCATCGTATTCTCCTCACGCATCACCTTAATCCTCCTCTTAGCGGCATGGGCAGCCATCTCTGCACAAGCCGTCAACCAGATCACCGGTACTACCGATCGCGATGCCCTGCTCTGCATCAAGTCCCACCTGTCCCAATCCAACCGCACAGGCGCCTTGGCCACATGGAGAAACGGCTCACTGGACTTCTGCCGCTAGCGGGGCGTCTCGTGCAGCCGGCGACAAGGCCTCCCTCCCCGGGTCACAGGGTTGGACCTCGAGGGAGAAGGCCTCGTCGGCCAGATCCCACCTTGCATCTCCAACCTCACTTATCTAGCACGGATCCACCTCCCATTCAATCAGCTTAGCGGGCCGATGCCGCCGGAGCTGGGTCAGCTCGGCAGGCTCCAGTACGTGAACCTCAGCTCCAACGCCCTGAGCGGTGTGATCCCAGCCGAGGTAGCGTCATGCTCTGGCCTCCGAGTCTTCGCTTTGATGAACAACAGCTTCGATGGAGGTATTCCTGCTTTCCTTTTCAACAGCTCTTTGATCCAAGTGATTGATCTTCGCATGAACAATCTTTACGGGACAATCCCACACTTGCTACCGTACTCCTCCAGTAGTCTGGAATTTCTGGGTCTCACCGAAAACAGCCTCTCCGGTGAGATACCTTCCTCTTTAGGGAACCTGTCTTCGCTTGCTTCCCTGCTTGCTGCGGAGAACCACTTGACAGGCGGCATCCCAGACAGTTTAGCGATGTTATCAAACATGCATCGCTTTGATCTCAGTTACAACAATCTATCAGGGACTGTGCCCAATACTATCTATAACTTCTCATTGTTAACATATCTGGGCTTGGGAAACAACGGTTTTGTAGGGAAGCTACCTTCAAGCATGGGCATCACTCTCCCAAACATCCAGAAACTAATAATGTCAGTAAATAAATTCGAGGGAGAGATACCAAAATCACTGGCAAATGCAACCAATCTTGTTTATATATACCTAGCTCGGAACTCCTTCAGTGGAGTCATTCCTTCCTTGGGAACCCTACCCAATTTGCAGAGGGTGATCCTGTTTGAGAACCGAAGGCTGGAAGCCGGGGACTGGACGTTCCTTTCTTCGTTAACGAATTGCACGCAACTGTCTCATTTGACCTTGGATGGGAACAGCTTGCAAGGAGATCTCCCTCGTTCAGTAGCTAACCTATCAAGAAATTTGGAATACCTAGTCCTTGGGTCAAATCACATAACAGGGACCATACCATCAGTTATTGGTGACCTAGTTGAGCTTTCTATCCTATATCTCGACAATAATATGCTAACCGGGCCTATACCTGCTTCTATTGGAAAGATTCGCAACTTGTTCGCTCTGAACCTGTCGAAGAATAGGTTCTACGGGAAAGTCCCAACATCCTTAGGTAATTTGGACCAATTAACTGAACTTTATTTGCAAGAAAATAACTTGAGTGGAATCATACCAGCAGATTTAGCTGGATGCAAAAAATTGTTGGCCTTGAACCTTTCTTCAAACACCTTGTGTGGACCCATACCAGAAGAGCTATTTGGTAAACTGAACCAGTTGAGCTTGGGGCTTGACTTGTCAAACAACCAACTCACGCATTCCATTCCATATGAAATCGGTAACTTGATCAACCTTGGATCCTTGAACATCTCCAACAACAACATCTCTGGCCAAATCCCGCCTACTCTCGGCTCGTGTGTGCTCTTGCAAGCGCTTCGCctggaagggaacttccttgaGGGGCAAATTCCACCATCTCTTGCGGAGTTGAAAGGCATCAAGGAGATGGACTTTTCTCAAAATTCCTTGTCGGGTGAAATCCCAGAATTTTTCGAGCTATTTGACAGTTTGCAGTACCTAAATTTATCCTTCAACAACCTTGACGGTCCAATTCCGACGAAAGGAATCTTTTCCAATGGCACGAACAGGCTTTTTCTCCAGGGAAACCCAAGGCTATGCACAGCCACACCAATCCTACAATTCCCACTTTGTTCTGCCAACGTTTCTAAAAGGCAGAACAAGTTCTTGGTCCGAGTTTTGGCTATTATATTACCATGTGTTGCAGTTTCTCTCCTGTTTGCCCTATTCTTGAAGATGTCAAGCAAAGATTCACGTCCCTTGAATGAATCCTCCATGGAATCCAAGATGCTATCCTACAATGATCTAAGCAAAGCAACCGATGGATTTTCTTCTGCCAACTTGATTGGTTCAGGGCAGTCTGGTGTAGTTTACAAAGGTGCATTACCCGAGGAAGTTGGTCAGTTGATCGCTGTGAAAGTATTCAAGCTTGGTCAATTTGGTGCATCAAATAGCTTTCTTGCAGAGTGTAGAGCCTTAAGAAACATCCGTCACCGAAACCTTGTAAAAGTGATCACAGCCTG comes from the Phragmites australis chromosome 22, lpPhrAust1.1, whole genome shotgun sequence genome and includes:
- the LOC133904315 gene encoding receptor kinase-like protein Xa21 translates to MPPELGQLGRLQYVNLSSNALSGVIPAEVASCSGLRVFALMNNSFDGGIPAFLFNSSLIQVIDLRMNNLYGTIPHLLPYSSSSLEFLGLTENSLSGEIPSSLGNLSSLASLLAAENHLTGGIPDSLAMLSNMHRFDLSYNNLSGTVPNTIYNFSLLTYLGLGNNGFVGKLPSSMGITLPNIQKLIMSVNKFEGEIPKSLANATNLVYIYLARNSFSGVIPSLGTLPNLQRVILFENRRLEAGDWTFLSSLTNCTQLSHLTLDGNSLQGDLPRSVANLSRNLEYLVLGSNHITGTIPSVIGDLVELSILYLDNNMLTGPIPASIGKIRNLFALNLSKNRFYGKVPTSLGNLDQLTELYLQENNLSGIIPADLAGCKKLLALNLSSNTLCGPIPEELFGKLNQLSLGLDLSNNQLTHSIPYEIGNLINLGSLNISNNNISGQIPPTLGSCVLLQALRLEGNFLEGQIPPSLAELKGIKEMDFSQNSLSGEIPEFFELFDSLQYLNLSFNNLDGPIPTKGIFSNGTNRLFLQGNPRLCTATPILQFPLCSANVSKRQNKFLVRVLAIILPCVAVSLLFALFLKMSSKDSRPLNESSMESKMLSYNDLSKATDGFSSANLIGSGQSGVVYKGALPEEVGQLIAVKVFKLGQFGASNSFLAECRALRNIRHRNLVKVITACSTYDPLGNEFKALVLEYMTNGTLENHIHTKSAGYGYLCLGARIGIAVDIASVLEYLHNWSVPPLVHCDLKPSNILFDNDNVAHVGDFGLARFLHGFSSSGGYQNSTSLIGARGSVGYIAPEYGMGGRISTEGDIYSYGIVLLEMLTGKRPTDESFKDGLTLHKYVVEALPQLGEILDSDLSQEIAGDHSTHIEGKEHPDKAEMQSCILQLLNLGLLCSEESPKDRPNIQDVYSEVVTVKEHFLSCSR